In the genome of Coregonus clupeaformis isolate EN_2021a chromosome 1, ASM2061545v1, whole genome shotgun sequence, one region contains:
- the LOC121574137 gene encoding dnaJ homolog subfamily B member 12, whose product MESNKDEAERCIKISISALSNNQPDKATRFLEKAQRLFPTDQAKSLLESIKQNRKPPDEEERPMNGDGFGVRHRSHGDEAADSAKPYTSDQLDAVKKIKSCKDYYEILGVEKDAGEEDLKKSYRKLALKFHPDKNHAPGATEAFKAIGNAYAVLSNTEKRSQYDQYGEERAHPTRQQQRHQRHDFEADISPEDLFNMFFGGGFPSRNVHVYRNGGMHFGHQHRAGPERREQRDGGFALFVQLMPILILIFVSALSQMMVTPPPYSLSHRSGAGHINRRQTQTLKVSYYVGPSFTKEYSGKDLRSVERSVEEDYISNLRNNCWKEKQQKEGLLYRARYFGDSDLYQRAQRMGTPSCSRLSEIQVMLHG is encoded by the exons ATGGAATCAAACAAGGACGAAGCTGAACGGTGCATAAAGATTTCTATAAGTGCACTCAGTAATAACCAACCAGACAAAGCTACGAGGTTTCTAGAAAAGGCACAGCGTTTGTTTCCAACCGATCAGGCCAAAA GTTTACTAGAGTCCATCAAACAGAATAGGAAACCACCAGATGAAGAAGAGAGGCCTATGAACGGGGATGGTTTTGGAGTGAGACACCGTAGCCACGGAGACGAAGCCGCAGACTCAGCCAAACCATACACATCAGATCAGCTGGATGCTGTTAAAAA AATAAAGAGTTGTAAAGACTACTATGAGATTCTGGGAGTTGAAAAGGATGCCGGGGAGGAGGACCTGAAGAAGTCCTACAGGAAACTGGCCCTGAAATTCCACCCCGATAAAAACCATGCTCCAGGAGCCACAGAGGCGTTTAAAG CCATTGGCAATGCGTACGCTGTGCTCAGTAACACAGAGAAGCGGAGCCAGTATGACCAGTATGGTGAGGAGAGAGCTCACCCTACCAGACAACAGCAAAGGCACCAGCGCCATGACTTCGAAGCCGACATCTCGCCCGAGGACCTCTTCAACATGTTCTTTGGAGGAGGTTTCCCATCAC GTAATGTACATGTTTACAGAAACGGCGGAATGCACTTTGGCCATCAGCATAGAGcaggaccagagaggagagaacagcgGGAT GGAGGCTTTGCCCTGTTTGTCCAGCTGATGCCCATCCTCATCCTAATCTTCGTCTCCGCCCTCAGCCAGATGATGGTGACCCCTCCCCCCTACAGCCTTAGCCACCGCTC AGGTGCGGGCCACATCAACCGGAGGCAGACACAGACCCTGAAGGTGTCTTACTACGTAGGACCTAGCTTCACCAAGGAGTACTCTGGAAAAGACCTAAGGAGTGTGGAGAGGAGTGTGGAGGAAGACTACATCTCCAACCTCAGGAACAACTGCTGGAAGGAGAAGCAACAGA AGGAAGGCTTGCTGTACCGTGCTCGTTATTTCGGAGACTCTGACTTGTACCAAAGGGCTCAGCGGATGGGCACGCCTAGCTGCTCACGACTGTCGGAGATTCAGGTCATGCTACATGGATaa